CCAGCGCCTTCCGATCCGCATCCGCCAGCTTGTCCAGCGGAACCTTGAGAGTCTTCCCGTCCTTGCGTTCGAAGCTCACCTCACCGTTCTCCACCGTCACGGCTTTGGCTTCCAGCGTGGTTCCCGCCTTCGATTTCCAAGGCTTTAGCTCGGTAGGGGCAGCCTGAAGAACAAATGAAAACAACAGGTAAAAGAGCGCGAGATATATGGGCTTTCTCATGGGCTTCAGCCCATGAATAAAGCGTGACTTTCAGCAGCGACAAGCCCCTTTCGAAAACTCACTTGGGCACCACCGCGATCCGCAGGAAAACCTCGGCGCTTCCGCCTATCGGACAACTCGCCGTCAATATTCCGGAGGAGACGGAAGTCGTCACGCCCACAGTGCCCCAAGAAGCGAGATCCGTGCTGCGTTCCACCGTGTAGTTCAGGGAACTCCTCGGCACCGGAAAGGTCAGCGTCGCACTGTTTCCATTCTTCAAAAGCTTCGGGAGGCTGCTGGAAGAATCCGCTTCCGGATCAAAATCGAAGGCATATTCCAACAAGTTCACCAGACCGTCTTGATCCGGATCGGCCATGTCTCCAGAGATCAGGAGATCCGCCTCTTCGTCCGCATCGAAGTAAGCACTCAGCCAGGAAGAAGGAATCGCGCGCAAGACGAGTTCCGCCGCTTCCGAGATCGAGGAAATTCCCGCACAAGTCGCCACACAGCGGAATTGCTCGCCGGTGTTCTCATACTTCGGCTTGGTGAGCGTGAGCGTCGGGGTCGAGGCGCCTGAGAAGACCGGACCATTGCTGACATTGATCCAAACCCCGGCATCCATATCGAGCCGCTGCCATTGGAAAGTCGGCGGTGTCTCGCCTGTCGCGACCACGGTGAAGCTCGCATTGGATCCCAAGTCCACCACCCGGTCATCCGGCTGATCCGTAAATTCCGGCGCCCCCGCACCGGTGAGAAGCCGGATCATTCCATCGCTCTTGCTGACGACATACAGCTCACCATTCCCATCCACGGCCAGACGAATGTCTGCACGACCTCCGGACACGGGAGCCATGCCAGGAAGATCGGGATCCTGGCCATCGCGATGATCGTAGCCTGCCTCGACGATTTCGAAGAAGCGACTGTAAGTCTTCACGCCCGTATCCGGACTATCATTTGGGGGATTCCATTTGAAAGTAACCGGATCCGTGGCCGCCGTGGTACTGGCGACACCATCGTCCGCTGCCGTCATCGCGCTCCAATCCGAGCAGTAGATCCTCCCGGTGGTGATGTCTCCAAAGACGAACTTTCCCACCAGCGCCGGAATCGTGCTACCCCGGTAGATGAAGCCATTGGCAATCGCATCCCCATACAAAGCCGTGTGCGGATAGGCGATGACCGGATACTCCGGCACAAACTCACCGGGCGCATTCTGAAGATTGCTGAGCCGGATCGGCAGGGTATCCGGCGAAGGCGGCGCGGCATTGACCGGACTACCGGAGGAGATCGTCAGCTTCTGCGGCCCCTCACGATCACTATAGCCATAGTTTTTCCCGCGCTTGATGATGTTCACCTCCTCCCAGGCATTCAGCCCGATCTCCGTCACTAGCAGGACCGGCTCCCCCACGCCATCCGGCAACCACCAGACGAAGCGATGCGGATTCCGATGACCCAGCGTCCAGATCTCCTTCCGCGCCCCGGGATAGGTTCCGGCATTCACGAAAGGATTGTCGTTCGGAATGCGGTAGCGGCCATTCGCGGACAAGGTGCTGTCACCCGCATGCAATGAAAGATCCGGAATGATGCGCAGGATCTTCCCCACCATGGTATCCAGCCGCTGGGGATTCATTTTTGTCGCATTCGTCTCCCCCGATCCGCCGTCCCCACTGGCAAGATATATCACCCCCCACTCCGGATCGCCCGGCTTCGCGAGCGGATTGAAGGTAAGGTCTCCAAGCGGATGGATATGGCTGTTGTAGACGATCCTGAGTAGCTCGCGAGCCGTGCCTTCGAAGGTGAAGTTCGCGGGATTCGTATCGGTCCACTCGATCAATACCGCCTGCCGTGTCGGATTCGTACCGGGCACTGTGATGCGATTCGTCGGCGTGTACCCGGTAGCATCGAAGCCCGGGAACTTCGTGGTCACCGGAAGCCGACCCGCACTGCCATCCGCGCTGTTGATCTCAACATGGACAGTATAGAACTTCCCGTTGCTCGCATAGCCCGGATCAAACTCGAAGGTTACCAAGCCATTCGCATATCCCTGCCGTTTCGTGAAAAGCGGGAAGAGACCATCAGGTGCCTCCGCGGTGGTTGACGTCCCATCGCTATCGGGTACCCATGTTTGGTCGCGCTCATCGATCGATCCTGAGATGCCGTTGAAGTCGAGATAGGAGCTCCGGGTCTTTGCCTGATTCAGAAGCTGTTCGCTGCGACTCTCGTAGGAACCCGCCGGGTCAAAGATGTGGAGGTTTCCATTCAAATCACAGACCCACATCCGCCCACTGCCGCCCGGTTCGGACTTCAGGAAATTCACCCGCGACATGTAAGCCGGACTTCCCGAGATGGTGGCGATGTTCCCGGACAGCGGCATTTCCGCCCAATCCGTGACGCGTAGCTCCACTGCTGCCTCCGCGGCCCCGGCGATGAAAACCAAGAACCAGGGACGCAGGGATCGCATGATCAGCCGGAGACGCGCGGGAGGGACGCGGCAAGGACCTGCCAAGGGAGCAGAAAACATGGCGGGGGACGAACCCTGACACTAACCTGTTCCCTCCTCGATTCAAGCCACTGATCATCAATGAACATCTAAGATCACCGAAACACTCCCGGATAAACCCTTGAATGGCCTCGGATCTTCTTCCATCTCTTTACAGCTTGGATTCCAACCTTTCTTCTCAGCCACCACCTGACGCCGCTGCCCCCGCTGCTGGTCCGGCCGCCATGCGTTCGCGCAAAAAGATGAAGGCGATTCTCTGGCTTGGCGGGATGTCGATCTTCTTTGTCTGCGCGTTACCCCTCTACACCAGCATTTCGAAACAGAGGACCGCCGCGGTAAGGACTTGGGCTCTCGGCAATGTGAGACAGATGGGCATTTCTCTCTTCGAGTTCGATGCTCGGTACGGGCGCTTTCCGGATGCGACGACGGCCGCGAAAGTCAAAGCCGATACCGGAACTGCCCTCACCTTGGGAGGGGCGACTTCAAACGAAGTATTCCGTCAACTGATCGCCTACGGCTTGAAAAGCGAAAAGCCCTTCTACGCGGAGATTGCTGGATCCAAGAAACCGGATGATCGCTATCACGATGATGCCCATGCTTTGGTTCCTGGTGAGGTAGGTTTCGCCTACATTGCCGGCCTCGATTCATCCGCAGATCCCGGAACTCCTATCATCGTCTCCCCCTTGATTCCCGGCACCACGCTTTTCGATCCCAAGCCCTTTGGAGGAAGGGCCGTTATCCTGCGTTTGGACAATTCCGCAGCGCCGCTTCCCATCGATCCCGCCGGGCGAGTTCTACTCGGCGGCAAGGACATCTTCGATCCAAGCCAACCCTTCTGGAAGGGCAAGACTCCGGACATCAAGTGGCAGGAGTGAGGAAAGGATTCGATCCATTCATTAAGCCTTGTTCGCGTGAAGGCGGCTAGCAGCTTTCTACTCCATACGCTCCCGCAGCATCACCTTGAAGCCATCCTTCAAGCGCAACGTGATCGCCGGCTCCGCCTCGCCGCTTTGACCCGGCATCGCTTCCAACTCGAAACTCCGTAGGATCATCGGCAGAATCACGCGGGCCTCTGCCAAGGCGAACTCGCTGCCGATGCAAAAGCGTGGGCCCGCACCAAAGGGATAGTAAGCCTCGTGATCCCGCTTTTCGAAACGCTCCGGCAAGAACTCCTCCGGCTTCTCCCAAAACGCCGGATGACGATGCAAGGTGTAGGGACTGATGATCACCCCCGACCCCTTCGGGATGTGAAAGCCTGCGATCTCATCATCGGCAATCGCATGACGCTCCATCGCCCAGATCGGCGGGTAAAGGCGGCAGCTCTCTTCGAAAACATGAAGGGCATGGGAAAGCTTCGGCAGATCTTCCATGGTCGGCATTGCATTGCCGCAAGCCCCTTGGAATTCCTCGCGGATCGCCTTCTGCCATCCCGCATGCCGCTCAAGCAGATACAAGGCCCAGCCCAGCCCGTTCGCGGTCGTCTCATGGCCCGCCAACAAGAAAGTGATCGCTTCATTCCGGATCGCATCATCGCCCAAGGCAACACCGCTTTCCGCATCCCGGCTTTCCATCAGCATGGTGAGCAAGGTGGGACGCTCAGGTGGATGCGCACGATGCCGGCTTATCAGATCCGCGATGATCTCATCCACGTCCGCAAGAGCTTTTCGGAAGCGCAGGTTTCCCGGCGTGGGCCACGACGAAGGAGCATTCAGGATGCTACGCCAGCGGTGGTAGGTATGCAGCACCATCACATGCATGGCTTCCTCCACCGCGTTGCTCTCCTTCTGCAGATCCGCACCGAAGAGGCAACGTCCCACGATACGAAAGGTGAGCTTCATCATCTCCGAGGCGATATCCACCGGTTCACCCGCCCGGGCTTTCACCCTCCAGGCATCCAGCATCAGCTGCGTACACTCCGCGATGGAATCGATGAACCCCGCGATCGCTGCGCGATGGAACATCGGCTGGATGGTGCGGCGGCGCTGCTTCCATACCTCACCGTTCGCCGTCAGCAGGCTCTCTCCACAGATCAAGGACAGGCAGTCCGAGCTGCGCGAAGCCTTGTCGTAGTTCTTCCGGTTCCGGATCATCACGTGCGATACGAGATCCGGATGATTCACCAGATGCATCACCAGCGGCCCGACGCGGAAGCGCACGACGTCACCGTGCTCCCGCGTCGCATCCACCAGCAGACCCAGCACGTCATTCCGCAAGCGGTCGAGGTGACCGGTGAAGAAGGACCCCGGGGGACTGGGAGCAAGCCGCTTCATTCCACGCGATAGCCCATCGGTTCATAGAACTCCCGCCACTCTTCGCGGATGCGCTCCTTGCTCGCATCATCCAGCGGCGGAAAGCGGTTCTTCTCGTAATCCTTCAAGGTGTCCGCGTAGGCTTTGATCTTCGGCAATGCCTGATCCGCGCCACCAATCGAAAGCGCTTCATAGATGCCGCACACGGTACGCATCGGGTCGCATTCCAGATCTGCGAAGCTCACCTCGTGGAAGTTCTCACGCGGAATCAGGCCGCGATCCGCATGGAAGGCCGTGAAGAGATCCCGGTAACGCTGGAAAATCTCGTCATCCACCCTGCTGCGATCCGGCACCTGCAGGTAGGTATGCCACATCGCGGTATCGTAGTAGTGACGAAAGGAAACCAACACCTCCTCCGGGCGGCGATGAATGTGCACAAACTTCGCATCCGGAAACATCTCCAGCAGCAACCTCACGCGCGCGGTGTGCGGCGGTGATTTTAGCAACAAGGCCCGACCATACTTGAAAGTCAGCTTTTTCAGGAACCAAAGGAACCCGCGCTTCCACGCCTCGATCTCGGCACGCGGGACATCCTTGAAGCTCAGATAGCGGCCATAGTGATCCTCCCTTCGGGGAAACGACACGCCCAAATAGCTGGAAAGCAGACTCACCAGCAGCGGCGCGAATTCATCTTCCTGCGGTGACTCAAAGCTCAGCGCCATGTTATCCATCGGCCGCTTCTTCGGAATCATCCAGGCAAAGCGCCGGGTGTTCGCCTCCTCCGTAGTCAGGAAGGTATGCGGATTCACCACCTGATAGGTGTTCGCATAGGCGAAGTTCACGTCATCCTGCGCCAGAAGATTGTGCAGATGCGTGGTGCCGCTGCGCCAGTGCCCCAGCACGAAGAGCGGGGGCTTGGTGATCTGCGTGGCCTCGATCTCCGGACCGTAGGCCGTTTCCTCATTCCAGCGGTGCCACGAATTGACCACGCTCAGCAGGCTGATCACCGCGGCCCGATGCCAGTAGACGGGATCCACCCCGAAATCGTTCTGATCAAGAAGCCGCCACCAGTCCCCCGCCGTGATTCCAGCGAGGTAATTGTGGGAGACGCTCCAGCGATGCTTGAGTGCGGGTTCCACGGACGTCCCGACAGCGTGGGGAGACAGGCAGGCAAGTCAATCCCGGGTGATCCTCCACTTGGCGATCGGGAGCCTACTTCTTGGTCGCAGCACGATACCTGACTACAGCCTCGGAAAGGCCGCGGACGATCGCGCTCCGGTAGGCTCCCGTCTCGATGAGGCGGCTATCATAGGCATCTGCCATCGATCCGCATTCCACGAAAACGGCGGGCGAATCGAGTTGCTTCAGCAAGGGAAGCCGGGACCGGACGATGCCAAGATCCTCGATGTTCCCTCCCAATCGGCGCACTACGCTTGAGTGAATGGACGTGGCCAGGGCGATACTTAGGTTCTCGTGGGCATTTCCTGAAACGGCGGTGTCGTCCGACTCTGTCAGGGGCGCCTCAATGCCGGGCACACCGACCGGAGCTATGACCCGGGTGCGAATGCCTCGCTGATTTTCATCTGCGCTGAAGCCCACCGAGATCACGATACAATCCTCACCAAACTTCCTGACCCGATCGACCCGCTCGGCGGTGTCGGGATTCTCGCCTTCGGCTCTGGTGAGTTCGACTTTGAACCCCTTGCCTTCCAACTCCGTCTTGAGTTCATCGGCGATCTCGAAGGCAAATCCTGCCTCGGTGCCTTTGCCATTCCGTTGTCCGAAACTGTCCCCTCCCAAGACCGGATCAATGACCACCGTGCGGATTTCCCGCTTCGGCGTCTCGATGGAGCCCGGACGGAGGACAGGATCGAACACCTTCGCCAAATCCATGCGCGAAACCATCACCTTTCCTTCGTGGCGGAGCACCTTCGTCGTGCACTTGAACTTCACACCGTTGATCAAGATCTCGTCCGAACCCACGGTGAGCTTCACTACGACCTTGTCGTTCTCCAATCTCCCCTCGTCCTCCACGATGACGGGCGGCCTGAGCTGGTAAAACCGCGCGATCGAGGCTGCGGAAACATACTCGCCTCCATTGATCGCCACGGGTTGCCAGTTCGGATTCGTCTCTGGCGCAGGCTTCGCATCTTCATCCTTCGCCGCCTCCGGCACGGACGATATGGGCGGCGCGCCGTCCAATGCGAAACCGGTTCTGGCAAGGGGCAAAGAAACGAAGGCAATGAGAACGGCGACGGCTTTCATGGCATGACTTGGTTTGGTCCGGATACGAGGGAAAGGATCGGAGAAATAACATCCCCGGGACGGAATTTCCGTGAAAAACCGGTGAAGGCCCGCGCGCACCTTCCGCGCCCCTGGAATCCTCGATATTGGCAAGCCACTAAGGTTTTTACGCGGCCTTTACCAAGAAAAGCCCCCTTCGCGTGTCTACCTCCCATATCCCTCCGCGTTGTCAGCGAGCCACCTGCCCGGGCAGGCGGAATCCCTTGCTTCGCGGCGGAAAACCTGCTGATGATAAGAGAGCCATGAAAAGATTCGAAGTACATCTGATTGGCGAACCGAAGTGGAAAGAAGTCCTCGCGGAATCCTACCGGATCACCGATAGCGAACCGAAGGAGATCCACTTCGAGGGATCCAAGCCCCATACCGTCTACTACGTGCACGCCTTGCGGCAACCCGTGACGGAACTCCATGCGAAGACGAACCACGTCCCGCTCGCGAGAACCTAGTCCGCACAGGCGGCGGTCGCGGTCCATCAGCGTCGCCTGCGATGAATCACGACCGCTGCTACCTTTCAGCGGAGCTGGCGCGCATTGATCGCGCCACTCCGCTTGCAAAGGCTCAATAGCTGCGTCCCCAGACGGCTCGCGACTTCGTCGGCTTGCCGGTGAGGATACACTTCGCTTCCGGCTCGTCCTGCTTGTCGAGCGGGAGGCAGCGGATGGTGATCTTGTGCTTCTTGGAAAGCTCGTCTTCCTCCTCGGGCGTGCCCGCCCACGGAGTGATGAGCCAGCCGGGATTGTCCTGGCCCCAATGCGCGTGGAAAGTGTCGATCGACTCGCAAGGCACGATGTTCGAATCGCGGAAGGCGGTCGCACGCTGCAGGAGTGAATTGTGGATCTCCTGAAGGATGTCCGTGGCATTCCGGATGAAGTCCTCCTTGTCCACGAATTCCTTCTCGTTGCTCGCTTGGTCGCGGCGCTGCACGCAGACCTTGCGGGTCTCGATATCGCGGGGGCCGATCTCGATGCGGATCGGCACACCCTTCTTGACCCACTCCCACTTCTTCACGCCACCTTGGATATCGCGGGTATCGACATGGACGCGGAGCGGATCACCGTGGAAACGCTTCTCCAGACGCAGCGTCTCGGCCAGCGCCTTGCAAGCATCCAGCACACCCTGCTTGGTATCTTCCTTCGGAGTCACCGGAATGATCACGATCTGCTGGGTGGCCACACGGGGCGGCAGCACCAGGCCATCGTCATCGGAGTGCGCCATGATCAGCGTGCCGATCATCCGGGTGGAGACACCCCAGGAGGTGGTGTGGACATGCTGCACCGTGCCATCGCGGCCGGTGAAGGAGATGTCCTGGGCCTTCGAGAAATTCTGGCCGAGGTAGTGTGAGGTGCCGGCCTGGATCGCCTTCCGGTCCTGCACCATCGCCTCGACGGTGAGGGTCATGTCGGCACCGGGGAAACGCTCGTTCTCGGTCTTCTCACCGGGGATCACGGGGATCGCCAGGTGATCGCGCAGGAAGGTTTCATAGACACGGTGCATCTGGCGGGTCTCGTCGATCGCCTCTTCCTTCGTCTCGTGGGCGGTGTGGCCTTCCTGCCAGAGGAATTCCGCGGTCCGCAGGAACAGGCGCGGACGCATCTCCCAGCGCATCACGTTCGCCCATTGGTTGATCAACAGCGGCAGGTCGCGGTAGCTCTGCACCCAGCGCGAGAAGGCCGCACCGATGATCGTCTCGGACGTCGGGCGGATGATATAGGGCTCCGCCAATTCCCCGGTGGGAATCATCTTCGTCTTGCCGGTGACGGGATCCTTCTGGGGCTCCAGACGATGGTGCGTGACCACCGCACACTCCGTGGCGAAGCCCTCGGCGTGCTCGGCTTCCTTCTCAAGATAGGAAATCGGAATCAGCAGCGGGAAATAGGCATTCTGGTGGCCGGTTGCCTTGAACATCCGGTCAAGCTGCTGCTGGATGAGTTCCCAAATCCCGTAGCCCCACGGCTTGATCACCATGCATCCGCGGGTTTCCGAATTCTCGGCGAGGTCAGCGGCTTTCACGACCTGCTGGTACCACTCGGGAAAGTCCTGGGCACGGGTCGGGGTAATGGCGGTCTTGTCGTTGGACATATTGGCGGGCGGATTTGGAACCGGGGACGGGCCGATTTGCACGCCAATTCCGCGGCAGAATGCCCCGCCTCGGCAGCCGGCATACCTCTCGGAAATCCTCCCATATCGGATGGAAACGGGTTCGGCTCATTCACCGGGATTTCATTAGCGCGCGGCGAATTTCGAGCTAGAGACGAAGGAACCGCGGCTGCCGCCCCGGCCTTTCTACCGAGCAAAATCACTCCTTACCGTCCATGCGTTCGCCGATTCTGACCATTCTGGGCCTGTCTCTCGCACTCGCCACCGCCCAAGCCGCGGACAAGAGCCCGGCCATTCCCTTCCCCGGGCTCGCCACCCTGAAGGTTTCCGACGGCGATGGCCCCTTCGCCCAGCAGGTCGCCTACGACGCATCCCTCGCGAAAGTGATTAACAAGCCGATCCTGCACGAGGAGGGCGCCCCGGACGTGACCCGCCTGATCTCGACGAAATTGGACCGCACCGCGAAGACCAGCTACTTCATCGACTTCGATCCCGGCCCGAGCGCCGATCCATCCTACATCGTGAAGGACGAGAAGAGCGGAGAACCGGTCGGCATGATTCCCGCGGACCTGATTGCCATTCCGGGGAACGGCTTCATCTACGCCCGCTGCCGTAGCAACGTGATGCACACCGAGCAACGGAAGTACGGCATGGTCGAAGGCAAGCTTGTCGAAATCGAGCAACCCTTCTCCTACGTCGGCCTCGACTCGAAGGCCAAGGTGGCACTCACCCTGACCTCAAAGAAAGACGGCGGAGAGGAGATCGCGAAAATCCCCGCGGGCGACTCCCTTCAGGTCGTCATCCGCGATGACGAGCACCTGCTTATCAAGACCCAGTTCGGCCTCGTCGGCTGGTGGAAGATGAACCCCAGCGTCATGCACGACAACGCGGAGATCGAAGGGATCTACTACGCGGGCGATTGAATGACGAAGGGAAGGAATGGTAGGGCCTGCAAATTTCCCGCGAAGCTGGGCATCAGGCTCAGCCAGCGGGAACATAGCGAAGAACCTTCTCGCGCTCTTTCCGGAGATCCTCAAGCCAAGCCCGGCGGCTTCCCTCGGGGTTCTGCCGTTCCAAGATATCGATCTGACGGTCCAGCTTCGCGAGAAGTCTTAGACCGTGATCCCTCCGCCGTTCCTCGTAGCCGGCCATGGCACGATCGGTGAATTCCTTCAATTCCGCCCACGCCTGGTCCTTTCGCTTGGCCGGAATTCGATACCTCCAACCCAATTCGCACATCGGCATGCCACATTTCGGGCAGCGGTGTGGATTCAGAGAAATCCATCCACCTGCCTCGGCGCGCTTCGCAGTCCGGCACCCGGCGCAGATGTAAGTTCGATTCGACATTTCACGACTTAAGGGCTCCGGACCGCCGGTTCGCGAGGATCACAGCTTCCCCGCTGCTTCGTGGAGAAGCGCCTCCGTCGTCTCCCAATCGATGCAGGAATCCGTGATGGACTGACCGCGCACGAGCTGATCGAGCGGCCGCGGGAACGCTTGGTTCCCGGCGACCAGATTGCTTTCCAGCATCGCCCCGCGGATCGCCAGTTCGCCAGCAGCACGCTGGCGAACGATCTCGCGAAAGACCGCCGGCATCTGTGCGCAATCCTTCCCGCAATTCGCATGGGATGCATCCACGATCAGCGAAGGCGCGACCCCGCCCTTCTCCAGCGCCGCCTTGGCGGATGAAATACTAGTCTCATCGTAGTTCGGGCCATGGTCGCCGCCGCGCAGGATTATGTGGCAATCCGGGTTGCCCGTGGTCGAAACCGAAGACGCGATCCCTTCCTCCGAAACACCCAGGAAAGTTTGCGGCCGTGCCGCGGCCTTCACCGCATTGATTGCCGCCACCAGGTCACCCGAGGTCGTGTTTTTGAAGCCCACCGGCATCGAGAGCCCCGAGGCCATCTGCCGGTGCGTCTGGCTTTCCGCCGTGCGTGCACCGATCGCCGACCACGAGATCAGGTCC
This portion of the Luteolibacter luteus genome encodes:
- a CDS encoding PQQ-dependent sugar dehydrogenase, with product MRSLRPWFLVFIAGAAEAAVELRVTDWAEMPLSGNIATISGSPAYMSRVNFLKSEPGGSGRMWVCDLNGNLHIFDPAGSYESRSEQLLNQAKTRSSYLDFNGISGSIDERDQTWVPDSDGTSTTAEAPDGLFPLFTKRQGYANGLVTFEFDPGYASNGKFYTVHVEINSADGSAGRLPVTTKFPGFDATGYTPTNRITVPGTNPTRQAVLIEWTDTNPANFTFEGTARELLRIVYNSHIHPLGDLTFNPLAKPGDPEWGVIYLASGDGGSGETNATKMNPQRLDTMVGKILRIIPDLSLHAGDSTLSANGRYRIPNDNPFVNAGTYPGARKEIWTLGHRNPHRFVWWLPDGVGEPVLLVTEIGLNAWEEVNIIKRGKNYGYSDREGPQKLTISSGSPVNAAPPSPDTLPIRLSNLQNAPGEFVPEYPVIAYPHTALYGDAIANGFIYRGSTIPALVGKFVFGDITTGRIYCSDWSAMTAADDGVASTTAATDPVTFKWNPPNDSPDTGVKTYSRFFEIVEAGYDHRDGQDPDLPGMAPVSGGRADIRLAVDGNGELYVVSKSDGMIRLLTGAGAPEFTDQPDDRVVDLGSNASFTVVATGETPPTFQWQRLDMDAGVWINVSNGPVFSGASTPTLTLTKPKYENTGEQFRCVATCAGISSISEAAELVLRAIPSSWLSAYFDADEEADLLISGDMADPDQDGLVNLLEYAFDFDPEADSSSSLPKLLKNGNSATLTFPVPRSSLNYTVERSTDLASWGTVGVTTSVSSGILTASCPIGGSAEVFLRIAVVPK
- a CDS encoding cytochrome P450 translates to MKRLAPSPPGSFFTGHLDRLRNDVLGLLVDATREHGDVVRFRVGPLVMHLVNHPDLVSHVMIRNRKNYDKASRSSDCLSLICGESLLTANGEVWKQRRRTIQPMFHRAAIAGFIDSIAECTQLMLDAWRVKARAGEPVDIASEMMKLTFRIVGRCLFGADLQKESNAVEEAMHVMVLHTYHRWRSILNAPSSWPTPGNLRFRKALADVDEIIADLISRHRAHPPERPTLLTMLMESRDAESGVALGDDAIRNEAITFLLAGHETTANGLGWALYLLERHAGWQKAIREEFQGACGNAMPTMEDLPKLSHALHVFEESCRLYPPIWAMERHAIADDEIAGFHIPKGSGVIISPYTLHRHPAFWEKPEEFLPERFEKRDHEAYYPFGAGPRFCIGSEFALAEARVILPMILRSFELEAMPGQSGEAEPAITLRLKDGFKVMLRERME
- a CDS encoding sulfotransferase family protein, whose protein sequence is MEPALKHRWSVSHNYLAGITAGDWWRLLDQNDFGVDPVYWHRAAVISLLSVVNSWHRWNEETAYGPEIEATQITKPPLFVLGHWRSGTTHLHNLLAQDDVNFAYANTYQVVNPHTFLTTEEANTRRFAWMIPKKRPMDNMALSFESPQEDEFAPLLVSLLSSYLGVSFPRREDHYGRYLSFKDVPRAEIEAWKRGFLWFLKKLTFKYGRALLLKSPPHTARVRLLLEMFPDAKFVHIHRRPEEVLVSFRHYYDTAMWHTYLQVPDRSRVDDEIFQRYRDLFTAFHADRGLIPRENFHEVSFADLECDPMRTVCGIYEALSIGGADQALPKIKAYADTLKDYEKNRFPPLDDASKERIREEWREFYEPMGYRVE
- a CDS encoding N-acetylmuramoyl-L-alanine amidase family protein, which encodes MKAVAVLIAFVSLPLARTGFALDGAPPISSVPEAAKDEDAKPAPETNPNWQPVAINGGEYVSAASIARFYQLRPPVIVEDEGRLENDKVVVKLTVGSDEILINGVKFKCTTKVLRHEGKVMVSRMDLAKVFDPVLRPGSIETPKREIRTVVIDPVLGGDSFGQRNGKGTEAGFAFEIADELKTELEGKGFKVELTRAEGENPDTAERVDRVRKFGEDCIVISVGFSADENQRGIRTRVIAPVGVPGIEAPLTESDDTAVSGNAHENLSIALATSIHSSVVRRLGGNIEDLGIVRSRLPLLKQLDSPAVFVECGSMADAYDSRLIETGAYRSAIVRGLSEAVVRYRAATKK
- the proS gene encoding proline--tRNA ligase, with the translated sequence MSNDKTAITPTRAQDFPEWYQQVVKAADLAENSETRGCMVIKPWGYGIWELIQQQLDRMFKATGHQNAYFPLLIPISYLEKEAEHAEGFATECAVVTHHRLEPQKDPVTGKTKMIPTGELAEPYIIRPTSETIIGAAFSRWVQSYRDLPLLINQWANVMRWEMRPRLFLRTAEFLWQEGHTAHETKEEAIDETRQMHRVYETFLRDHLAIPVIPGEKTENERFPGADMTLTVEAMVQDRKAIQAGTSHYLGQNFSKAQDISFTGRDGTVQHVHTTSWGVSTRMIGTLIMAHSDDDGLVLPPRVATQQIVIIPVTPKEDTKQGVLDACKALAETLRLEKRFHGDPLRVHVDTRDIQGGVKKWEWVKKGVPIRIEIGPRDIETRKVCVQRRDQASNEKEFVDKEDFIRNATDILQEIHNSLLQRATAFRDSNIVPCESIDTFHAHWGQDNPGWLITPWAGTPEEEDELSKKHKITIRCLPLDKQDEPEAKCILTGKPTKSRAVWGRSY
- a CDS encoding 3-deoxy-7-phosphoheptulonate synthase, whose translation is MSARVTDLHVARNVPLPSPARLQAEIPHGEGRENFVANSRATLRSILAGIDPRFLVIVGPCSIHDTEAGIEYAHRLAALAERLRDKLYIVMRVYFEKPRTTVGWKGLIMDPHLDGTDDIPEGLRRARHFLRNVIDVGLPTATELLDPITPQYIADLISWSAIGARTAESQTHRQMASGLSMPVGFKNTTSGDLVAAINAVKAAARPQTFLGVSEEGIASSVSTTGNPDCHIILRGGDHGPNYDETSISSAKAALEKGGVAPSLIVDASHANCGKDCAQMPAVFREIVRQRAAGELAIRGAMLESNLVAGNQAFPRPLDQLVRGQSITDSCIDWETTEALLHEAAGKL